In one window of Eggerthella guodeyinii DNA:
- a CDS encoding sensor histidine kinase gives MDTILVNNRPMSPKDWGIDAAVTALAFLFGSVQLMLAASNIIISDFGLRQYLGMVDAVPNVQVFVALAITTLPLIVRRRFPWPVFLFCLVSFLGLQNAFNGFSLTIVGPVVAIYTIASERGRTEAVVAVVLAVAGLMFSDPHAGTANMVLFTRFQNIAMVVAAGLAGYAYRTHRAYVKATEERAVEAERTREEEAARRVEEERVRIAREVHDITAHSLSAVSIQAAAAERMIDRDPAAAKEAIATVRATAKSALDDIRSMIGVLRCGDDAAETAPTAGTDRLDDLVTYLCDAGIEATLEAKGYCRADVPAHVDMALFGIAREAVTNIVRHAHARTVSIRLTVEAGKARLVVEDDGNGCGLSASAASAGALPQAADGEGHGIAGMAERVHLLGGAFAAGDRAGGGFRVVACLPTKGAEA, from the coding sequence ATGGATACCATTCTGGTGAACAATCGACCGATGAGCCCCAAGGACTGGGGCATCGACGCCGCCGTCACGGCGCTGGCGTTCCTGTTCGGCAGCGTGCAGCTGATGCTGGCGGCGTCGAACATCATCATCTCCGACTTCGGCCTGCGCCAGTACTTGGGCATGGTGGACGCCGTGCCGAACGTGCAGGTGTTCGTGGCTTTGGCCATCACCACGCTGCCGCTTATCGTGCGCCGCCGCTTCCCCTGGCCCGTGTTTCTGTTCTGCCTCGTCTCGTTCTTGGGGCTGCAGAACGCGTTCAACGGATTCTCGCTCACCATCGTCGGGCCGGTGGTGGCCATCTACACCATCGCCAGCGAGCGCGGCCGCACCGAGGCCGTCGTCGCGGTGGTGCTGGCCGTGGCGGGCCTCATGTTCTCGGACCCGCATGCGGGCACGGCCAACATGGTGCTGTTCACGCGCTTCCAGAACATCGCGATGGTGGTGGCCGCCGGCTTGGCCGGCTACGCCTACCGCACGCATCGCGCATACGTGAAGGCCACCGAGGAGCGCGCCGTCGAAGCCGAGCGCACGCGCGAGGAGGAAGCGGCCCGGCGCGTGGAGGAAGAACGCGTGCGCATCGCGCGCGAGGTGCACGACATCACGGCGCATTCGCTGTCGGCCGTCAGCATCCAGGCAGCCGCCGCCGAGCGCATGATCGACCGCGATCCCGCTGCCGCGAAGGAGGCCATCGCCACCGTGCGTGCCACCGCGAAGAGCGCGCTCGACGATATACGCAGCATGATCGGCGTGCTGCGCTGCGGAGACGACGCGGCGGAGACGGCGCCCACGGCGGGAACCGATCGGCTGGACGACCTCGTGACGTACCTGTGCGATGCGGGCATCGAAGCCACGCTCGAAGCGAAGGGCTACTGTCGTGCGGACGTGCCCGCGCATGTGGACATGGCGCTGTTCGGCATCGCGCGCGAAGCGGTCACGAACATCGTGCGGCACGCCCATGCGCGCACGGTGTCCATTCGCTTGACGGTCGAGGCGGGCAAGGCGCGCCTCGTGGTGGAAGACGACGGCAACGGATGCGGCTTGTCGGCATCGGCGGCGTCTGCGGGCGCGTTGCCCCAGGCGGCCGATGGCGAAGGCCACGGCATCGCCGGCATGGCGGAGCGCGTGCACCTGCTGGGAGGCGCGTTCGCGGCGGGTGACCGGGCGGGCGGAGGCTTCCGCGTGGTCGCGTGCCTGCCGACGAAGGGAGCGGAGGCGTAA
- a CDS encoding carbohydrate-binding domain-containing protein translates to MIPPVSPAKRALTLPLWSLIAIASLLALLCWTVQPAFASPAPTTVMANGVDMIAHPGSETDPIRYDAATNTLTLENALVDTPCVITNDDGTYRYGVYADGDLTVRLIGASTFAFPAYSEDNELSWVTTIGMESTDGTDKLVGLITGTGSLATQSRMMRGISCDGATTVQDATLSVQTQFECLIGDGDMSIEGSNLTFNMAYASDDPLKAGHALYQLNDAMLRIASSTVDVEAPGSLSTGIQSWGPIVIEASTVRASADNTAVYAGKENGTLAVTDSALTAASATTTAVKADAGIAFAGASHVEAASGNVYQPSAAVHTYGTVAFSLTGDGFVHATVPADAVGRHDSDSAVYAAGFLTKDEDGRIVLDAGNRIVDPAGAAVVSYRDPDMDVTSAYIARADGVDAGDVTVAVSREAKLAIEPTALSFSATAGYSDVTAQRLTLTNAGDVALRVSADPLELFVTDLPNGLELQPGQSIAVAVKPVAGLGAGSHSEKLAFSSTEGARASADAAFQVAPAPAPQPTPAPPTPHRGALAATGDGLGSASAALAALAGLGLLAAGVAARALRARRAR, encoded by the coding sequence ATGATCCCGCCCGTTTCCCCTGCCAAACGTGCTCTCACCCTGCCGCTCTGGAGCCTGATCGCAATCGCATCCCTTCTGGCGCTGCTCTGCTGGACCGTGCAACCTGCGTTCGCCAGTCCTGCGCCCACTACCGTCATGGCGAACGGCGTGGACATGATCGCGCACCCCGGATCGGAAACCGACCCCATCCGCTACGACGCCGCGACGAACACGCTCACGCTCGAGAACGCCCTCGTCGACACCCCCTGCGTGATCACCAACGACGACGGAACGTATCGATACGGCGTGTATGCCGACGGCGACCTCACGGTGCGGCTCATCGGCGCAAGCACGTTCGCGTTCCCCGCGTACAGCGAGGACAACGAGCTCAGCTGGGTCACGACCATCGGAATGGAATCGACCGACGGCACCGACAAGCTCGTCGGCCTCATCACCGGAACCGGATCGCTCGCAACGCAGAGCCGCATGATGCGGGGCATCTCGTGCGACGGAGCCACCACGGTGCAGGATGCAACGCTTTCCGTGCAAACGCAATTCGAATGCCTCATCGGCGACGGCGATATGTCCATCGAAGGCTCGAATCTGACGTTCAACATGGCGTACGCGTCGGACGACCCGCTCAAGGCGGGCCACGCGCTCTACCAGCTCAACGACGCAATGCTGCGCATCGCATCGAGCACCGTTGACGTGGAGGCGCCGGGCAGCCTCAGCACGGGCATCCAGTCGTGGGGACCCATCGTCATCGAGGCCAGCACCGTACGCGCTTCAGCCGACAATACGGCCGTGTACGCAGGAAAGGAAAACGGCACGCTCGCCGTCACCGACAGCGCGCTGACCGCGGCGTCGGCCACCACCACGGCGGTGAAGGCCGACGCCGGCATCGCGTTCGCCGGGGCCTCGCACGTGGAAGCCGCCAGCGGGAACGTCTACCAGCCGTCGGCGGCCGTGCACACCTACGGCACCGTCGCGTTCTCCCTGACCGGAGACGGCTTCGTGCACGCGACGGTGCCCGCCGACGCCGTCGGGCGGCACGACAGCGATTCGGCCGTGTACGCGGCCGGCTTCCTCACCAAGGACGAGGACGGGCGCATCGTGCTCGACGCGGGGAACCGCATCGTCGACCCCGCCGGGGCGGCGGTCGTCTCGTACCGCGATCCCGACATGGACGTCACGTCCGCCTACATCGCCCGGGCGGACGGCGTGGACGCGGGCGACGTCACCGTCGCCGTCTCCCGCGAGGCAAAGCTTGCGATAGAGCCGACGGCGCTCTCGTTCTCGGCGACGGCGGGCTACTCCGACGTCACGGCGCAGCGCCTGACCCTCACTAACGCGGGGGACGTGGCGTTGCGCGTCTCCGCAGATCCGCTGGAGCTGTTCGTCACCGACCTGCCGAACGGCCTCGAGCTCCAGCCCGGGCAGTCCATCGCCGTGGCCGTCAAGCCCGTCGCGGGGCTCGGCGCCGGCTCCCACTCCGAGAAGCTCGCCTTCTCCTCGACCGAGGGCGCGCGGGCCTCGGCGGACGCCGCGTTCCAGGTCGCTCCCGCCCCGGCCCCGCAGCCGACGCCCGCGCCCCCGACGCCGCACCGCGGCGCCCTCGCGGCCACGGGGGACGGTCTCGGCAGCGCCTCCGCCGCATTGGCCGCCCTCGCGGGCCTGGGGCTGCTCGCAGCCGGGGTCGCCGCCCGCGCCCTCCGGGCGCGGCGCGCCCGCTGA
- a CDS encoding LuxR C-terminal-related transcriptional regulator has translation MRETGGNNQKQVPRSRAHPAVFSAMVIVGFGLYRGVNSNAYLSAFAFVEAPFVFVPDLFFNVVVACSVIVCAAVAVALALTGRIKPNTMPFALPTALLLAGNLAALLGVVLALPSDVALLVPGVLYGAGSVMLSLFWIEAFAASKPSVIVVQIALGMLLNVVVSSALSPLSGDAQMRLSCALLVVMAGCAWFVRRQLRAASDEGEAEGKAAGGALPVEELPAEEPARTGLGASLRARWGAYRDAFLELGDSLVAFFVLEAVIGLLNSFMLAGSIDFEGSGAVSIAAIVGAIVVFCFIVFVAHRIPKVSTVSGVVMPVLAAMLVFLPFLSEQYNLVFSLLLLGSYWFVALLITYLVAEVAHVRKVSPYVLMGVAMGVARVCLVVALLAGYAAGVAGGGPSDEAEHTMRYLVIIVVVLYALCMALVFFSRDRKRRRAEEASATPGEVEAPTGPVAPADAGAAAVSEGETALDARCAAVAHEGGLTDREAEILGYLARGRTKAYIADVLFVTENTVRSHVRNIYSKLGVHTRQELLDLLER, from the coding sequence CCTTTCCGCGTTCGCGTTCGTCGAAGCGCCGTTCGTGTTCGTGCCCGACCTCTTCTTCAACGTGGTGGTGGCGTGCTCGGTCATCGTGTGCGCGGCCGTGGCCGTGGCGTTGGCGCTGACGGGGAGGATCAAGCCGAACACCATGCCGTTCGCACTGCCGACGGCCCTGCTTTTGGCGGGGAACCTGGCCGCGCTGCTGGGCGTGGTGCTGGCGCTGCCCTCCGACGTCGCGCTGCTCGTGCCTGGCGTGCTGTACGGTGCGGGAAGCGTCATGCTGTCGCTGTTCTGGATCGAGGCGTTCGCGGCCAGCAAGCCCAGCGTCATCGTGGTGCAGATCGCGCTCGGCATGCTGCTGAACGTGGTGGTGTCGTCGGCGCTGTCTCCGCTGTCGGGCGACGCGCAGATGCGCCTGAGCTGCGCGCTGCTCGTGGTGATGGCGGGATGCGCCTGGTTCGTGCGACGGCAGCTGCGCGCTGCGAGCGACGAGGGCGAGGCGGAGGGAAAGGCGGCCGGCGGAGCGCTTCCGGTCGAGGAGCTTCCTGCCGAAGAGCCGGCCCGCACGGGGCTGGGCGCGTCGCTGCGCGCACGGTGGGGCGCGTACCGCGACGCATTCCTGGAACTGGGCGACTCGCTCGTGGCGTTCTTCGTGCTCGAGGCCGTCATCGGGCTGCTCAACAGCTTCATGCTGGCGGGCTCCATCGACTTCGAGGGCTCGGGCGCCGTGTCCATCGCCGCCATCGTGGGCGCCATCGTCGTGTTCTGCTTCATCGTGTTCGTGGCGCATCGCATCCCGAAGGTGTCCACCGTGTCGGGCGTGGTCATGCCCGTGCTGGCTGCGATGCTCGTGTTCCTCCCGTTTCTCAGCGAGCAGTACAACCTCGTGTTCTCGCTGTTGCTGCTGGGCAGCTACTGGTTCGTCGCGCTGCTCATCACGTACCTCGTGGCCGAGGTGGCGCACGTGCGGAAGGTGTCGCCGTACGTGCTGATGGGCGTGGCGATGGGAGTCGCCCGGGTGTGCCTGGTCGTCGCGCTGCTGGCGGGGTACGCGGCCGGCGTGGCGGGCGGCGGTCCCAGCGACGAGGCGGAGCACACGATGCGCTACCTCGTGATCATCGTCGTGGTGCTGTACGCGCTGTGCATGGCGCTCGTGTTCTTCTCGCGCGACCGCAAGCGTCGGCGCGCGGAAGAAGCGTCCGCGACACCGGGGGAGGTCGAAGCGCCGACGGGTCCCGTCGCTCCCGCCGACGCCGGGGCGGCTGCCGTGTCCGAGGGCGAGACGGCGCTCGATGCGCGCTGTGCCGCGGTGGCGCACGAGGGCGGCCTCACCGATCGGGAGGCCGAGATTCTCGGCTACCTCGCGCGCGGGCGCACGAAGGCCTACATCGCCGACGTGCTGTTCGTCACCGAGAACACCGTTCGCAGCCACGTGCGCAACATCTATTCCAAGCTGGGCGTGCACACGCGCCAAGAACTGCTCGACCTCCTGGAGCGCTGA
- a CDS encoding co-chaperone GroES, giving the protein MNLKPLGDRVIVKQDEAEETTASGLFLATEAKEKPQSGTVLAVGDGKLDKDGNLVPVPVKVGDKVVYGKFGGTEINVEGEDVLILRGDDLYAVFA; this is encoded by the coding sequence ATGAATTTGAAACCTCTGGGTGATCGCGTTATCGTCAAGCAGGACGAGGCCGAGGAGACGACGGCCTCCGGTCTGTTCCTCGCGACCGAAGCGAAGGAGAAGCCCCAGAGCGGCACCGTGCTGGCAGTGGGCGACGGCAAGCTCGACAAGGACGGCAACCTCGTTCCGGTTCCCGTAAAGGTGGGCGACAAGGTCGTGTATGGCAAGTTCGGCGGCACCGAGATCAACGTCGAAGGCGAGGACGTGCTGATCCTCCGCGGCGACGATCTGTACGCTGTATTCGCATAG
- a CDS encoding response regulator transcription factor produces the protein MEERVRVVVADDQDLVRSGFKLILMSYDGIDVVGEARDGHEAVELASRLHPDVVLMDIRMPRMNGIEATRAIHDDPALEGVHVLILTTFDLDEYVYDALAAGASGFLLKDAEPDEIAAAVRVVAQGDALIEPSITRRLIETFVATRPATLGGAAAVAAGLRALTDREREILALVARGFTNDEIGSELFISPATVKTHLARIMAKLDAHDRAQLVVRAYEGGLVKPGAFSR, from the coding sequence ATGGAAGAACGCGTGCGCGTGGTGGTTGCAGACGATCAGGATCTCGTCCGCAGCGGGTTCAAGCTCATCCTCATGTCCTACGACGGCATCGACGTGGTGGGGGAGGCGCGCGACGGCCACGAAGCGGTGGAACTGGCTTCGCGGCTGCATCCCGACGTGGTGCTCATGGATATCCGCATGCCGCGCATGAACGGCATCGAGGCCACGCGCGCCATCCACGACGACCCCGCGCTCGAAGGCGTGCATGTGCTCATCCTCACGACGTTCGACCTCGACGAATACGTGTACGACGCGCTGGCCGCCGGTGCCAGCGGGTTTCTGCTCAAGGACGCCGAGCCCGACGAGATCGCCGCGGCCGTGCGCGTCGTGGCGCAGGGCGACGCCCTCATCGAGCCGTCCATCACGCGCCGTCTCATCGAGACGTTCGTGGCCACCCGCCCCGCCACGCTCGGCGGCGCCGCTGCCGTGGCCGCCGGGCTGCGCGCCCTCACCGATCGCGAGCGCGAGATCCTCGCCCTGGTGGCGCGCGGGTTCACGAACGATGAAATAGGCTCCGAGCTGTTCATATCGCCCGCAACGGTGAAAACCCACCTCGCCCGCATCATGGCGAAGCTCGACGCCCACGATCGTGCCCAGCTCGTCGTGCGCGCCTACGAAGGAGGCCTCGTGAAGCCCGGAGCGTTTTCGCGCTAG
- the groL gene encoding chaperonin GroEL (60 kDa chaperone family; promotes refolding of misfolded polypeptides especially under stressful conditions; forms two stacked rings of heptamers to form a barrel-shaped 14mer; ends can be capped by GroES; misfolded proteins enter the barrel where they are refolded when GroES binds) encodes MAKEIKFEADARSALAAGVNKLADAVKVTLGPKGRYVALEKSYGAPLITNDGVTVAKEVELEDPIENMGAQLVREVAVKTNDVAGDGTTTATLLADVIVSEGLRNVTAGADALGIRRGIQKATDVVVEAIKADATPVSTKEQIANVGTISAGDAEIGNAIAEAMSAVGNDGAISVEESQTFGLEMDIVEGMQYERGYISPYMATDMEKMEAVLSDPYILLTDQKVTNIQDMVPLLEEVMKSGRPLFIVAEDVEGEALATILLNKLRGTFNCVAIKAPGFGDRRKRILEDIAAVTGAQVIDKDFGMTMADARIDMLGHAKTVKVTKDTALIVDGAGDKKAIDDRISQIKAELERVDSDFDREKLQERLAKLSGGVAVLKVGAATESELKEKKSRIEDALQATRAAVEEGIVAGGGVALVDVLPKLDDVETADKDEEVGVAIIRKALEAPMRAIAQNAGFEGSVVVEHVKGMGAGEGLNCANGEYGNMIEMGVNDPVKVTRTALQSAASVAALILITEATINEIPKDPDPAAMAAMAGAGGMGGMM; translated from the coding sequence ATGGCTAAGGAAATCAAGTTCGAAGCCGACGCTCGCAGCGCGCTTGCCGCCGGCGTCAACAAGCTGGCCGACGCCGTCAAGGTGACGCTTGGCCCCAAGGGCCGTTACGTGGCGCTTGAGAAGTCCTACGGCGCTCCGCTCATCACGAACGACGGCGTGACCGTCGCCAAGGAAGTCGAGCTCGAGGACCCCATCGAGAACATGGGCGCTCAGCTGGTTCGCGAAGTTGCCGTGAAGACGAACGACGTGGCCGGCGACGGCACCACGACGGCGACGCTGCTCGCCGACGTCATCGTGTCCGAGGGCCTGCGCAACGTGACCGCCGGCGCTGACGCGCTCGGCATCCGCCGCGGCATCCAGAAGGCCACCGACGTCGTGGTCGAGGCTATCAAGGCCGACGCGACGCCCGTGTCCACCAAGGAGCAGATCGCGAACGTCGGCACCATTTCCGCCGGCGACGCCGAAATCGGCAACGCCATCGCCGAGGCCATGAGCGCGGTCGGCAACGACGGCGCCATCTCCGTCGAGGAGAGCCAGACGTTCGGCCTCGAAATGGACATCGTCGAGGGCATGCAGTACGAGCGCGGCTACATCTCGCCGTACATGGCCACCGACATGGAGAAGATGGAGGCCGTGCTCAGCGACCCCTACATCCTGCTCACCGATCAGAAGGTCACCAACATCCAGGATATGGTGCCCCTGCTGGAAGAGGTCATGAAGTCCGGTCGTCCGCTGTTCATCGTCGCGGAAGACGTTGAGGGCGAGGCGCTGGCCACCATCCTGCTGAACAAGCTGCGCGGCACGTTCAACTGCGTCGCCATCAAGGCCCCCGGCTTCGGCGACCGCCGCAAGCGCATCCTCGAGGACATCGCGGCCGTCACGGGCGCGCAGGTCATCGACAAGGACTTCGGCATGACCATGGCCGATGCCCGCATCGACATGCTGGGCCATGCCAAGACGGTCAAGGTCACGAAGGACACGGCCCTCATCGTGGACGGCGCTGGCGACAAGAAGGCCATCGACGACCGCATCAGCCAGATCAAGGCCGAGCTCGAGCGCGTCGACTCCGACTTCGACCGCGAGAAGCTGCAGGAGCGCCTGGCGAAGCTGTCCGGCGGCGTGGCGGTGCTCAAGGTGGGCGCTGCGACCGAGTCCGAGCTCAAGGAGAAGAAGTCCCGCATCGAGGACGCCCTGCAGGCGACCCGCGCGGCGGTCGAAGAGGGCATCGTCGCCGGCGGCGGCGTGGCGCTGGTCGACGTCCTGCCGAAGCTCGACGACGTCGAGACGGCCGACAAGGACGAAGAGGTCGGCGTGGCCATCATCCGCAAGGCGCTTGAGGCTCCGATGCGCGCCATCGCCCAGAACGCTGGCTTCGAGGGCAGCGTCGTGGTCGAGCACGTCAAGGGCATGGGCGCTGGCGAAGGCCTGAACTGTGCCAACGGCGAGTACGGCAACATGATCGAGATGGGCGTCAACGACCCCGTGAAGGTGACCCGCACGGCTCTGCAGTCCGCTGCCTCCGTTGCGGCCCTCATCCTCATCACCGAGGCCACCATCAACGAGATCCCGAAGGACCCGGATCCGGCGGCCATGGCTGCTATGGCCGGTGCCGGCGGCATGGGCGGTATGATGTAG